One Pseudoalteromonas espejiana DSM 9414 DNA window includes the following coding sequences:
- a CDS encoding type 1 glutamine amidotransferase domain-containing protein, translated as MKILLLLMTLVFAAPSFAADKILFVLTSHNKMGSLDMKTGFWLGELTHPYYVLADAGFEVDVASIEGGMAPIDPKSLDFSDEDNARFINDKKLMASIINTKAIEDVNSKDYQAVVYAGGHGTMWDFSNNELINKLTVSIYERGGIVSAICHGPAALTDVKLSNGQYLVKGKKLAAFTNEEESNIGLTEVVPFSLQDTLMSKGAKHIYGAAWTVNVVNDRRVITGQNPQSARKVGEEILTGLKGIK; from the coding sequence ATGAAAATTTTATTATTATTAATGACACTAGTTTTCGCGGCTCCAAGTTTTGCTGCGGATAAAATCCTTTTCGTACTGACTAGCCACAATAAAATGGGTTCGTTAGATATGAAAACTGGCTTTTGGTTAGGTGAGTTAACACATCCTTATTACGTCCTTGCTGATGCAGGCTTTGAAGTTGATGTTGCTAGCATTGAAGGTGGAATGGCCCCAATAGACCCTAAAAGTCTAGATTTTTCAGATGAAGATAATGCTAGGTTTATAAATGATAAAAAGCTCATGGCTTCAATTATAAATACAAAAGCGATTGAAGATGTAAACAGTAAAGATTATCAAGCAGTAGTTTATGCAGGCGGTCACGGAACTATGTGGGACTTCTCGAACAATGAACTTATCAATAAATTAACTGTTTCAATATATGAGCGAGGCGGTATTGTAAGCGCGATTTGTCATGGCCCAGCGGCTCTTACAGACGTCAAGCTTAGTAACGGACAATACCTCGTTAAAGGAAAAAAATTAGCTGCATTTACTAACGAGGAAGAGTCAAATATAGGGCTAACAGAAGTTGTTCCTTTCTCACTACAGGATACATTAATGTCCAAAGGTGCAAAGCACATTTATGGTGCTGCATGGACGGTAAACGTTGTGAATGATAGGCGAGTTATTACTGGTCAAAACCCGCAATCAGCTCGTAAAGTGGGCGAAGAGATTCTAACTGGATTAAAAGGCATCAAATAG
- a CDS encoding zinc-binding dehydrogenase: MKAIAINGHGDVNVLHEIEVDAPKPKRGHVVIDVKATSVNPVDTKIRQGSEGTAGMTYPAILHMDVSGVISEVGEGVTNFKIGDEVYGCVGGIVGIPGTLADKVEADAVLLAHKPKTLSFGEAASLPLVAITAWEAIIGRAEIQPSDRVLVHGGTGGVGHIGLQLAKALGAHVTTTVADEARAETAKQLGADETVLFPTEEPKEYVERLTNGQGFDTVFDTVGGPVLQNSLIAAKLKGHVISTIGYADYNLTEMHFKALRLDLVFMAISIIHNIDRETHGDILRRLAGLVDKGQVKPLIDSVFPLTLQGVKDAHTRLESGLATGKIVIER; this comes from the coding sequence ATGAAAGCAATAGCTATTAATGGTCATGGTGACGTTAATGTTTTACATGAAATCGAAGTTGATGCGCCAAAACCAAAACGCGGCCACGTCGTAATAGATGTAAAAGCGACAAGTGTTAACCCTGTTGATACTAAAATCCGTCAAGGCAGTGAAGGCACTGCTGGTATGACTTATCCAGCAATCCTTCACATGGATGTATCGGGCGTAATCAGTGAAGTAGGTGAAGGTGTAACTAACTTTAAAATTGGTGATGAAGTATACGGTTGTGTCGGCGGTATCGTTGGCATTCCGGGTACTCTTGCAGATAAGGTTGAAGCTGACGCTGTATTATTAGCACATAAACCTAAAACGCTTAGCTTTGGTGAGGCGGCTAGCTTGCCTTTAGTAGCAATTACAGCATGGGAAGCTATTATTGGTCGAGCTGAAATCCAGCCGAGCGATAGAGTGTTGGTTCATGGTGGTACAGGTGGCGTAGGCCACATTGGTCTTCAGCTTGCAAAAGCACTAGGTGCACATGTTACAACGACTGTTGCAGATGAAGCTCGCGCAGAAACTGCAAAACAATTAGGCGCAGATGAAACGGTTCTATTCCCTACAGAAGAGCCAAAGGAATATGTTGAACGACTAACCAATGGTCAAGGCTTCGATACGGTATTTGATACAGTGGGCGGGCCCGTTTTACAAAACTCATTAATCGCTGCAAAACTGAAGGGGCATGTTATCTCTACAATTGGTTATGCTGATTATAACTTAACTGAAATGCACTTTAAGGCTCTAAGGTTAGACCTAGTATTTATGGCGATTTCAATTATTCATAACATCGATAGAGAGACTCACGGTGACATTCTACGCCGACTTGCTGGGCTTGTAGATAAAGGTCAAGTTAAACCTCTTATCGATAGTGTTTTCCCTTTAACTTTACAAGGAGTTAAAGATGCTCACACTCGTCTAGAATCAGGGTTAGCCACAGGTAAAATCGTAATCGAGCGTTAA
- a CDS encoding VOC family protein, producing MELTYNWEPEYLNTGRNLGHIAYRVENIYETCAHLQELGIEVNRFPQDGQMAFLRFADNISVELLHAGEPLPKN from the coding sequence ATTGAACTTACTTATAACTGGGAGCCTGAGTATCTAAATACAGGGAGAAACCTCGGTCATATAGCCTACAGAGTTGAAAATATATACGAGACATGCGCTCATTTACAGGAACTAGGCATTGAAGTAAATCGATTTCCTCAAGACGGTCAAATGGCTTTTTTACGCTTTGCGGATAATATTTCCGTCGAGTTGTTACATGCAGGTGAGCCGCTACCAAAAAACTGA
- a CDS encoding putative quinol monooxygenase codes for MDNEVMVVVDILCETQHYSTVLNAIYECSSDSILEDGCERYDVFSDVNGSQRITLIEMWRDIDTLEQHKILPHYLQLQTSLEGRVLSVDIKAARVFEGL; via the coding sequence ATGGACAATGAAGTAATGGTCGTTGTGGATATTCTATGTGAAACACAACATTACAGCACTGTATTAAATGCAATTTATGAATGTTCGAGTGACAGTATTCTTGAAGATGGATGCGAGCGTTATGATGTTTTCTCTGATGTTAATGGGTCACAAAGAATCACATTAATTGAAATGTGGCGTGACATAGATACTTTAGAGCAACATAAGATACTGCCTCATTATCTTCAATTACAAACGTCTTTAGAAGGTAGAGTGCTATCAGTCGATATTAAAGCAGCTCGTGTGTTTGAGGGCTTGTGA